The Mycobacterium seoulense genome has a window encoding:
- a CDS encoding biotin/lipoyl-binding carrier protein, with the protein MAEDVRAEIVASVLEVVVSEGDQIGKGDVVVLLESMKMEIPVLAEVDGTVSKVSVSVGDVIQAGDLIAVIS; encoded by the coding sequence ATGGCCGAGGATGTCCGCGCCGAGATCGTGGCCAGCGTGCTCGAAGTCGTGGTGAGCGAGGGTGACCAGATCGGCAAAGGCGACGTCGTGGTGTTGTTGGAGTCGATGAAGATGGAGATTCCCGTGTTGGCCGAGGTCGACGGCACCGTCAGCAAGGTGAGCGTCTCCGTGGGCGATGTCATCCAGGCGGGCGACCTGATTGCCGTGATCAGCTAG
- a CDS encoding 50S ribosomal protein bL37, translating to MAKRGRKKRDRKHSKANHGKRPNA from the coding sequence ATGGCCAAACGGGGCCGTAAGAAGCGCGACCGCAAGCACAGCAAAGCCAACCACGGCAAGCGGCCCAACGCCTGA
- the whiB1 gene encoding transcriptional regulator WhiB1, giving the protein MDWRHKAVCRDEDPELFFPVGNSGPALAQIADAKLVCNRCPVTTDCLSWALNTGQDSGVWGGMSEDERRALKRRNARTKARSGV; this is encoded by the coding sequence ATGGATTGGCGCCACAAGGCGGTCTGTCGTGACGAGGACCCGGAGCTGTTCTTCCCGGTAGGGAACAGCGGCCCGGCGCTCGCGCAGATCGCTGACGCGAAACTGGTCTGCAATCGGTGCCCGGTGACCACGGATTGCCTGTCCTGGGCCCTGAATACCGGCCAGGACTCGGGCGTCTGGGGCGGCATGAGCGAAGACGAGCGGCGCGCCCTCAAGCGTCGCAATGCCCGGACGAAGGCCCGCAGCGGAGTCTGA